Proteins found in one Lycium ferocissimum isolate CSIRO_LF1 chromosome 6, AGI_CSIRO_Lferr_CH_V1, whole genome shotgun sequence genomic segment:
- the LOC132059192 gene encoding organelle RRM domain-containing protein 1, chloroplastic isoform X1 → MEVTLPHSSSSLSIIPTLSAKPLKPHLKFTLNFPNKSFKNSSSKFSCTCLISRNRVTSITASSTTVTPTCTTTQRHWMVIMEKLPNGVSSKTEVIDYYVEILERVLGSKEDAQMCIYNASCNVPYGFCCDIDDVVADAIAGMPGVLSVLPDPDFNSMVKDYSYPNGQLSSLSTLYTEGSSLFPAGTSKHWLVRMARPSVGVIRKGPVVDYYVQVLTKVLGNEKDAQMCLYHVSWQSNYGFCCELDEACAQELAEVPGVLSVQPDENFDSDNKDYGGGNLKLSEDSQESAASDVRTKKLFVTGLSFYTSEKTLRAAFEGYGELVEVKIIMDKISKRSKGYAFVEYTTLEAASAALKEMNGKIINGWMITVDVAKTNPPKYSRGRPGVAR, encoded by the exons ATGGAAGTAACTCTTCCTCATTCATCTTCCTCTCTTTCCATAATCCCAACATTATCAGCTAAACCCCTAAAACCCCAtctcaaatttacccttaattttCCTAATAAATCATTCAAAAACAGCTCTTCCAAATTCAGTTGTACTTGCCTGATTTCAAGAAACAGAGTAACTTCAATAACAGCTTCTTCTACAACTGTTACACCTACTTGTACAACAACTCAAAGACACTGGATGGTTATTATGGAAAAACTTCCAAATGGGGTCAGTTCAAAAACTGAGGTCATTGATTACTATGTTGAGATTCTTGAAAGAGTATTGGGCAG TAAAGAGGATGCtcaaatgtgtatatataatgcTTCTTGCAATGTCCCATATGGGTTTTGCTGCGACATTGAtgatgtggtagctgatgcgaTTGCTG GTATGCCTGGGGTACTATCAGTTTTACCTGACCCTGATTTTAACTCAATGGTGAAAGACTATAGCTACCCAAATGGTCAGTTAAGTTCCCTATCAACTTTATACACTGAAGGCTCTTCATTATTTCCGGCTGGGACTTCTAAACACTGGCTTGTTCGTATGGCCAGGCCATCTGTTGGAGTTATAAGAAAAGGCCCAGTGGTTGACTATTACGTTCAAGTTCTAACCAAAGTTCTTGGGAA TGAGAAGGATGCACAGATGTGCTTATATCATGTGTCCTGGCAATCCAattatggattttgttgtgaatTAGATGAGGCGTGTGCTCAAGAATTAGCTG AAGTGCCTGGTGTTCTATCTGTCCAGCCAGATGAAAATTTTGACTCGGACAATAAAGACTATGGAG GTGGTAATTTGAAGCTGAGTGAAGATTCCCAGGAATCTGCAGCATCAGATGTTAGAACCAAGAAGCTTTTTGTGACTG GTTTGTCATTCTATACATCTGAGAAAACGCTACGTGCAGCATTTGAAGGCTATGGTGAACTTGTTGAAG TTAAAATCATCATGGACAAAATTTCCAAGAGGTCGAAAGGTTATGCTTTTGTTGAGTACACAACACTGGAGGCAGCAAGTGCTGCTCTCAAAGAGATGAATGGCAAG ATTATCAATGGCTGGATGATAACAGTTGATGTTGCTAAAACAAATCCTCCAAAATACAGCAGAGGACGACCGGGAGTAGCTAGATAG
- the LOC132061070 gene encoding uncharacterized protein LOC132061070 translates to MQLRMTLMIRHEIIPLTESTDPGIAAYAARIIHLTDTSMTQAQGWHRVDEDIPEGVLEGGRADRGGRADRGGRAGRGLVDEPDDIARQAPSASYTPSSSRPSTSQRPGYTPEKFPHYDPWSSFPQVPVGDLHMGGGDEDLDIIFDDYFIYSTVGPTAPSVSPAPRAAQDPSHMPSQEPVDTQVHSSAPMDPSPPVQIDPSPPPATALGSAQETVEELAKEPSDQLSQEVVDT, encoded by the exons ATGCAGCTACGGATGACTCTGATGATACGCCATGAGATCATTCCCCTTACGGAGTCCACCGACCCCGGGATAGCGGCATATGCAGCACGGATAATTCATCTTACCGACACTAGTATGACACAAGCACAGGGGTGGCATCGTGTCGATGAGGATATACCAGAGGGTGTTCTTGAGGGTGGTAGGGCTGATAGAGGTGGGCGGGCTGATAGAGGTGGTCGGGCTGGCAGAGGTCTAGTAGATGAGCCTGACGATATAGCCCGTCAGGCTCCGTCGGCTTCATATACCCCTTCTTCTTCCAGGCCGTCGACTTCACAGAGACCTGGATATACGCCAGAGAAGTTCCCACATTATGATCCTTGGTCATCATTTCCACAGGTGCCAGTTGGTGATCTACATATGGGAGGCGGAGATGAGGACTTGGATATTATTTTCGATGACTACTTTATTTATTCTACAGTCGGGCCTACGGCACCATCTGTATCTCCGGCTCCGCGGGCCGCTCAGGATCCCTCTCACATGCCATCTCAGGAGCccgtcgacacacag GTTCATTCTTCTGCGCCTATGGACCCGTCTCCGCCTGTCCAGATTGACCCGTCTCCACCTCCAGCTACCGCTCTGGGTAGCGCTCAGGAGACCGTTGAGGAGCTAGCTAAGGAGCCCTCTGACCAGCTATCTCAGGAGGTCGTCGACACATAG
- the LOC132059191 gene encoding protein SUPPRESSOR OF K(+) TRANSPORT GROWTH DEFECT 1-like isoform X1 has product MYSNFKEQAVAYVKQAVEEDNAGNYAKAFSLYMNALEYFKTHLKYEKNPKIKEAITQKFVEYLRRAEEIRAVLDEGGGGPTSNGDAAVASRAKSKPKSGGGEGDDSENVKLRAGLNSAIIREKPNIKWNDVAGLESAKQALQEAVILPVKFPQFFTGKRRPWRAFLLYGPPGTGKSYLAKAVATEADSTFFSVSSSDLVSKWMGESEKLVSNLFQMARESSPSIVFIDEIDSLCGQRGEGSESEASRRIKTELLVQMQGVGHDDDKKVLVLAATNTPYSLDQAIRRRFDKRIYIPLPDLKARQHMFKVHLGDTPHNLTESDFEQLARKTEGFSGSDISVCVNEVLFEPVRKTQDAEFFIKTSDGLWVPCGPRQPGAIQTNMTELAAKGLASKITPPPISIRDFDRVLWKQKPTVSKADLELHERFTKEFGEEG; this is encoded by the exons ATGTATAGCAATTTCAAGGAACAGGCAGTAGCTTATGTGAAGCAAGCAGTTGAGGAAGATAATGCTGGAAATTATGCAAAGGCGTTCTCTCTATATATGAATGCTTTGGAGTATTTTAAAACTCATTTGAAGTATGAGAAGAATCCCAAGATTAAGGAAGCGATTACTCAGAAGTTTGTGGAGTATTTGAGGAGGGCTGAGGAGATTCGTGCTGTTTTAGACGAGGGAGGTGGTGGGCCCACGTCCAATGGAGACGCTGCTGTTGCGTCGCGCGCAAAGTCGAAGCCAAAAAGCGGAGGAGGAGAGGGTGATGACTCGGAGAATGTAAAGTTAAGAGCTGGACTTAATTCCGCTATTATAAGGGAAAAGCCTAACATCAAGTGGAACGATGTAGCAGGGCTTGAAAGTGCCAAGCAGGCATTGCAAGAGGCTGTTATATTGCCGGTTAAATTTCCTCAGTTTTTCACTG GCAAGCGTCGACCATGGAGAGCCTTTTTGTTATATGGCCCACCTGGAACAGGAAAGTCATACCTAGCAAAAGCTGTTGCTACAGAAGCAGATTCAACCTTTTTCAG TGTTTCTTCATCAGACCTTGTTTCAAAGTGGATGGGTGAAAGTGAAAAACTTGTGTCAAATCTATTCCAAATGGCCCGAGAAAGTTCTCCTTCAATAGTATTCATAGACGAAATTGATTCCTTATGTGGCCAAAGAGGTGAGGGTAGTGAGAGTGAAGCATCAAGACGTATCAAAACTGAGCTGCTTGTACAGATGCAG GGTGTAGGGCACGATGATGACAAAAAAGTTCTTGTTCTTGCAGCAACAAATACTCCCTACTCATTAGACCAG GCTATTAGGCGGAGATTTGACAAAAGAATATACATCCCCCTACCAGATTTGAAGGCAAGGCAGCACATGTTCAAG GTACATTTGGGAGACACCCCTCACAACTTGACAGAAAGTGATTTTGAGCAACTAGCTCGGAAAACAGAAGGTTTTTCAGGTTCAGACATTTCTGTCTGT GTAAATGAAGTCTTGTTTGAACCTGTACGTAAAACTCAAGATGCTGAGTTTTTCATTAAGACTAGTGATGGGTTGTGGGTGCCTTGTGGGCCTAGACAACCAGGTGCCATTCAAACTAATATGACGGAGCTTGCAGCAAAAGGCCTAGCTTCAAAG ATTACACCACCACCAATCAGCATAAGGGATTTTGACAGAGTACTATGGAAACAGAAGCCAACAGTAAGCAAAGCAGATCTTGAGCTCCATGAGAGATTCACAAAGGAGTTCGGTGAGGAAGGATGA
- the LOC132059191 gene encoding protein SUPPRESSOR OF K(+) TRANSPORT GROWTH DEFECT 1-like isoform X2: MNALEYFKTHLKYEKNPKIKEAITQKFVEYLRRAEEIRAVLDEGGGGPTSNGDAAVASRAKSKPKSGGGEGDDSENVKLRAGLNSAIIREKPNIKWNDVAGLESAKQALQEAVILPVKFPQFFTGKRRPWRAFLLYGPPGTGKSYLAKAVATEADSTFFSVSSSDLVSKWMGESEKLVSNLFQMARESSPSIVFIDEIDSLCGQRGEGSESEASRRIKTELLVQMQGVGHDDDKKVLVLAATNTPYSLDQAIRRRFDKRIYIPLPDLKARQHMFKVHLGDTPHNLTESDFEQLARKTEGFSGSDISVCVNEVLFEPVRKTQDAEFFIKTSDGLWVPCGPRQPGAIQTNMTELAAKGLASKITPPPISIRDFDRVLWKQKPTVSKADLELHERFTKEFGEEG; encoded by the exons ATGAATGCTTTGGAGTATTTTAAAACTCATTTGAAGTATGAGAAGAATCCCAAGATTAAGGAAGCGATTACTCAGAAGTTTGTGGAGTATTTGAGGAGGGCTGAGGAGATTCGTGCTGTTTTAGACGAGGGAGGTGGTGGGCCCACGTCCAATGGAGACGCTGCTGTTGCGTCGCGCGCAAAGTCGAAGCCAAAAAGCGGAGGAGGAGAGGGTGATGACTCGGAGAATGTAAAGTTAAGAGCTGGACTTAATTCCGCTATTATAAGGGAAAAGCCTAACATCAAGTGGAACGATGTAGCAGGGCTTGAAAGTGCCAAGCAGGCATTGCAAGAGGCTGTTATATTGCCGGTTAAATTTCCTCAGTTTTTCACTG GCAAGCGTCGACCATGGAGAGCCTTTTTGTTATATGGCCCACCTGGAACAGGAAAGTCATACCTAGCAAAAGCTGTTGCTACAGAAGCAGATTCAACCTTTTTCAG TGTTTCTTCATCAGACCTTGTTTCAAAGTGGATGGGTGAAAGTGAAAAACTTGTGTCAAATCTATTCCAAATGGCCCGAGAAAGTTCTCCTTCAATAGTATTCATAGACGAAATTGATTCCTTATGTGGCCAAAGAGGTGAGGGTAGTGAGAGTGAAGCATCAAGACGTATCAAAACTGAGCTGCTTGTACAGATGCAG GGTGTAGGGCACGATGATGACAAAAAAGTTCTTGTTCTTGCAGCAACAAATACTCCCTACTCATTAGACCAG GCTATTAGGCGGAGATTTGACAAAAGAATATACATCCCCCTACCAGATTTGAAGGCAAGGCAGCACATGTTCAAG GTACATTTGGGAGACACCCCTCACAACTTGACAGAAAGTGATTTTGAGCAACTAGCTCGGAAAACAGAAGGTTTTTCAGGTTCAGACATTTCTGTCTGT GTAAATGAAGTCTTGTTTGAACCTGTACGTAAAACTCAAGATGCTGAGTTTTTCATTAAGACTAGTGATGGGTTGTGGGTGCCTTGTGGGCCTAGACAACCAGGTGCCATTCAAACTAATATGACGGAGCTTGCAGCAAAAGGCCTAGCTTCAAAG ATTACACCACCACCAATCAGCATAAGGGATTTTGACAGAGTACTATGGAAACAGAAGCCAACAGTAAGCAAAGCAGATCTTGAGCTCCATGAGAGATTCACAAAGGAGTTCGGTGAGGAAGGATGA
- the LOC132059190 gene encoding GDSL esterase/lipase At5g03610-like codes for MEHKVCFICCLWLCLFTYMTSFPAVDMIKEDDAVKRQHRNHKRGDNVKLFVFGDSYVDTGNWPTSMSSSWKEPYGLTYPGSPSGRFSDGLILTDFIASFLGIKSPLPYSKKGSSVTKDGVNFAYGGTGVFNTFVNQPNMTTQINYFQQLLQEEEQVYTKENMSSSIALVSVAGNDYATFLTKKGNNMEDLGNVTNSIISQLELNLRRIHGLGVQKLGITALEPIGCLPKMTASLSYENCSEPANSLSKFHNQLLHQTIEKLNNQTGRPVFFILDLYSAFMSALDIQQNHPGNSNFENPLKPCCMGTSNEYSCGDKKGTTKKYILCKNPELSFFWDIIHPSQQGWFAVFSALKPSLSSLL; via the exons ATGGAGCACAAAGTGTGCTTCATCTGCTGCTTATGGCTGTGTCTCTTCACTTATATGACCAGCTTTCCTGCAG TCGACATGATTAAGGAAGATGATGCTGTCAAAAGACAACATAGGAATCATAAGCGTGGTGATAATGTTAAGCTGTTTGTTTTTGGAGACTCGTACGTAGATACTGGGAATTGGCCAACATCTATGTCTAGCTCTTGGAAGGAACCATATGGCCTCACTTATCCTGGTTCTCCTTCTGGAAGATTCTCCGATGGCCTCATACTCACTGATTTTATTG CTTCATTCCTTGGCATAAAATCTCCACTACCTTATAGTAAGAAGGGATCATCAGTAACTAAAGATGGAGTGAATTTTGCATATGGAGGGACAGGTGTATTCAACACTTTTGTTAACCAACCTAATATgacaacacaaataaattattttcagcAGCTCCTTCAAGAAGAGGAACAAGTGtacacaaaagaaaatatgagttCATCCATTGCTCTTGTGTCTGTGGCTGGCAATGACTATGCTACTTTCCTTACCAAAAAAGGCAACAATATGGAG GACTTGGGCAATGTAACTAATTCAATTATCAGTCAACTTGAATTGAATCTTAGACGCATACATGGTTTGGGAGTTCAAAAATTAGGCATCACAGCACTGGAACCCATTGGATGTTTGCCAAAAATGACTGCTTCTCTTTCTTATGAGAATTGTAGTGAACCTGCCAATTCACTCTCAAAATTTCACAATCAATTGTTGCATCAAACTATAGAGAAACTCAACAATCAAACTGGTAGACCAGTTTTCTTCATTCTTGATCTTTATAGTGCCTTCATGTCTGCCTTGGACATACAACAAAACCATCCAG GAAATTCAAACTTTGAGAATCCACTGAAACCATGTTGCATGGGAACAAGCAATGAATATTCATGTGGAGACAAGAAGGGAACTACAAagaaatatatattatgtaaaaATCCAGAGCTTTCATTCTTCTGGGATATAATTCATCCTTCTCAGCAAGGCTGGTTTGCTGTTTTTTCTGCTCTGAAGCCTTCACTAAGTTCCCTACTGTAA
- the LOC132059192 gene encoding organelle RRM domain-containing protein 1, chloroplastic isoform X2 produces the protein MEVTLPHSSSSLSIIPTLSAKPLKPHLKFTLNFPNKSFKNSSSKFSCTCLISRNRVTSITASSTTVTPTCTTTQRHWMVIMEKLPNGVSSKTEVIDYYVEILERVLGSKEDAQMCIYNASCNVPYGFCCDIDDVVADAIAGMPGVLSVLPDPDFNSMVKDYSYPNGQPSVGVIRKGPVVDYYVQVLTKVLGNEKDAQMCLYHVSWQSNYGFCCELDEACAQELAEVPGVLSVQPDENFDSDNKDYGGGNLKLSEDSQESAASDVRTKKLFVTGLSFYTSEKTLRAAFEGYGELVEVKIIMDKISKRSKGYAFVEYTTLEAASAALKEMNGKIINGWMITVDVAKTNPPKYSRGRPGVAR, from the exons ATGGAAGTAACTCTTCCTCATTCATCTTCCTCTCTTTCCATAATCCCAACATTATCAGCTAAACCCCTAAAACCCCAtctcaaatttacccttaattttCCTAATAAATCATTCAAAAACAGCTCTTCCAAATTCAGTTGTACTTGCCTGATTTCAAGAAACAGAGTAACTTCAATAACAGCTTCTTCTACAACTGTTACACCTACTTGTACAACAACTCAAAGACACTGGATGGTTATTATGGAAAAACTTCCAAATGGGGTCAGTTCAAAAACTGAGGTCATTGATTACTATGTTGAGATTCTTGAAAGAGTATTGGGCAG TAAAGAGGATGCtcaaatgtgtatatataatgcTTCTTGCAATGTCCCATATGGGTTTTGCTGCGACATTGAtgatgtggtagctgatgcgaTTGCTG GTATGCCTGGGGTACTATCAGTTTTACCTGACCCTGATTTTAACTCAATGGTGAAAGACTATAGCTACCCAAATGGTCA GCCATCTGTTGGAGTTATAAGAAAAGGCCCAGTGGTTGACTATTACGTTCAAGTTCTAACCAAAGTTCTTGGGAA TGAGAAGGATGCACAGATGTGCTTATATCATGTGTCCTGGCAATCCAattatggattttgttgtgaatTAGATGAGGCGTGTGCTCAAGAATTAGCTG AAGTGCCTGGTGTTCTATCTGTCCAGCCAGATGAAAATTTTGACTCGGACAATAAAGACTATGGAG GTGGTAATTTGAAGCTGAGTGAAGATTCCCAGGAATCTGCAGCATCAGATGTTAGAACCAAGAAGCTTTTTGTGACTG GTTTGTCATTCTATACATCTGAGAAAACGCTACGTGCAGCATTTGAAGGCTATGGTGAACTTGTTGAAG TTAAAATCATCATGGACAAAATTTCCAAGAGGTCGAAAGGTTATGCTTTTGTTGAGTACACAACACTGGAGGCAGCAAGTGCTGCTCTCAAAGAGATGAATGGCAAG ATTATCAATGGCTGGATGATAACAGTTGATGTTGCTAAAACAAATCCTCCAAAATACAGCAGAGGACGACCGGGAGTAGCTAGATAG